One window from the genome of Leucobacter aridicollis encodes:
- the glnA gene encoding type I glutamate--ammonia ligase, with amino-acid sequence MSKQRDFVLRTIEERGVRFVRLWFTDVAGALKSVALAPAEVEGAFSEGIGFDGSAIEGLTRAYESDLLAVPDPSTFQILPWRGETEPTGRMFCDIRTPNGEPAVSDPRNVLKRTLAQAADMGFSFYTHPEIEFYLLKSKEIGPEGPIPVDRAGYFDNVPGGTAHDFRRESVNMLEELGISVEFSHHEAGPGQNEIDLRYADALATADNIMTFRSVVKEVAIAQGVHATFMPKPLAGQPGSGMHTHVSLFEGEENAFYDPSAKYQMSVTARRFVAGILRHAPELTAVTNQYVNSYKRLWGGDEAPSFVSWGHNNRSALVRVPMYKPGKGGAARIEYRGMDSAVNPYLGFSVLLAAGLKGIREEYELPPEAENNVWALSDGERRAMGFDPLPQSLEHALAVMERSELVAETLGEQVFAYLIRDSRREVDEYRSQVTPFELKSMLDTI; translated from the coding sequence GTGAGCAAGCAGAGAGATTTCGTGCTTCGTACGATTGAAGAGCGGGGCGTGAGATTCGTGCGCCTCTGGTTCACTGACGTCGCCGGTGCGCTGAAATCGGTGGCACTCGCGCCCGCAGAGGTCGAGGGTGCGTTCAGCGAAGGCATCGGTTTTGACGGTTCAGCCATTGAGGGCCTGACCCGCGCGTACGAGTCGGACCTCCTTGCCGTGCCGGATCCGTCGACATTTCAGATCCTTCCGTGGCGCGGCGAGACTGAGCCGACGGGACGGATGTTCTGCGATATTCGCACGCCAAACGGCGAGCCCGCAGTATCTGATCCGCGCAATGTGCTGAAGCGCACGCTCGCGCAGGCCGCCGACATGGGCTTCTCGTTCTATACCCACCCTGAAATCGAGTTCTACCTGCTCAAGTCGAAAGAAATCGGCCCCGAGGGTCCCATTCCCGTCGATAGGGCCGGGTATTTCGACAACGTGCCAGGGGGAACCGCGCACGACTTCCGCCGTGAGAGCGTGAACATGCTCGAGGAGCTCGGGATCTCAGTCGAGTTCAGCCACCACGAGGCGGGCCCCGGCCAAAACGAGATCGACCTCCGTTACGCAGATGCCCTCGCGACTGCCGACAACATCATGACCTTCAGGTCCGTGGTGAAGGAGGTGGCGATCGCGCAGGGTGTGCACGCAACGTTCATGCCGAAGCCCCTGGCTGGCCAGCCCGGATCAGGAATGCACACGCACGTGTCGCTCTTTGAAGGCGAGGAGAACGCGTTCTACGACCCGAGCGCGAAGTACCAGATGTCAGTGACGGCGCGCCGCTTCGTTGCAGGCATTCTCAGGCACGCACCCGAGCTCACCGCCGTGACGAACCAGTACGTGAACTCGTACAAGCGGCTGTGGGGTGGAGACGAGGCGCCGTCGTTCGTGAGTTGGGGTCATAACAACCGCTCAGCGCTTGTTCGCGTGCCCATGTACAAGCCTGGCAAGGGCGGCGCCGCACGGATCGAGTATCGCGGGATGGACAGTGCAGTGAATCCGTACCTCGGTTTCTCTGTGCTTCTCGCCGCTGGGCTCAAGGGTATTCGCGAGGAGTATGAGCTGCCGCCAGAGGCCGAGAATAACGTCTGGGCCCTGAGCGACGGCGAGCGACGCGCAATGGGCTTCGACCCGCTGCCGCAGAGCCTTGAGCATGCTCTCGCAGTCATGGAGCGCTCCGAGCTCGTTGCCGAGACGCTTGGTGAGCAGGTATTTGCCTACCTCATCAGGGACAGCCGTCGCGAGGTTGACGAGTACCGCAGCCAAGTGACACCGTTCGAGCTCAAGTCGATGCTCGACACGATCTAG
- a CDS encoding bifunctional [glutamine synthetase] adenylyltransferase/[glutamine synthetase]-adenylyl-L-tyrosine phosphorylase, with the protein MMEPGASRPGRRGELGSYARAGFQNLTAARESIRELALALDGADELALLEGLQAAADPDTALAMLLRIAEAEGARLALLDAFAWRRLCLLVGASPALGEFFSRHPELIGATVCGDGRLPSAEEARAEMLAAVAPGGVQLAGEPGWNALRVGYRALLSSVALFDLTSAGPQEVARDPRPAFEAVAAALSSLADAAIEAAIAVGRATLGADGASPRVATAKLSELRFSVIAMGKCGAQELNVVSDVDVMFIAEGDERAATALAREVMRAIQDPAHELPLWQVDPNLRPEGRQGPLVRSLSSMLSYYDRWAKAWEFQALIKARACAGDLALGEQFVAATRPLVWASASREDFVGSVQRMRERVTEHIAPEELPLQIKLGPGGLRDIEFSVQLLQLVHGQHDEHLQLRGTLPALRALVDDGYVARRDGERLSEHYRTLRVLEHRLQLRDLRRTALMPSDDEGRRVLARASGLARDAKELGALWDRVRREVRELHLKIFYAPLLSAVAALPDEEFVLGTAEAKARLSSIGFLDPDGASRHLAALTSGPSRSAKILRNLTPVLLQWLALGTDPDFGLLAFRKVSEANRDASWYLRLLRDGSLAAERLTLLLANSKYAAGLLEGYPEGVAWLERDALLEPPAPEALLAEMRSLVSRRPSAQSAAERLRRVHRREILRLAMGRVVGVLDEETVAKGLDGAHTALLDALLSAIRGHLGSESAAPEIALVGMGRFGGGELGFASDIDLIAVARGGATGSGPVSPAAKVVSELRTLVSDPRFPVDLDFDLRPEGKNGPLVRSIDSYRSYYERWSATWEAQALLRARHAAGDASLSAEFFAMADPIRYPSEFREEQLRDVRRMKARVEGERLPQGQDPAMHLKLGPGGISDVEWLVQLLQLQHGAAHPELRTVSTLEALAAAARLGLIDKEDAATLEDAWRLASTLRSAMRLWNGRAADSLPRDWRDLAGIAGVLGERRDRTSELVERWHTASRRARAVFEREFFGYREDELFPEVQA; encoded by the coding sequence ATGATGGAGCCCGGAGCCTCGCGACCCGGTCGGCGCGGAGAGCTTGGAAGCTACGCGCGCGCCGGGTTTCAGAACCTCACAGCAGCCCGGGAGAGCATTCGCGAGCTCGCCCTCGCGCTCGATGGGGCAGACGAATTAGCGCTTCTGGAGGGGTTGCAGGCGGCTGCGGACCCAGACACGGCGCTCGCCATGCTTCTACGCATTGCGGAAGCCGAGGGAGCGAGGCTCGCACTACTCGACGCATTCGCTTGGCGACGCCTGTGCCTACTTGTTGGTGCGTCGCCAGCGCTCGGAGAGTTCTTCTCCAGACACCCGGAACTCATCGGGGCGACCGTGTGCGGGGATGGCCGTCTTCCGAGCGCTGAAGAGGCGCGGGCCGAGATGCTTGCCGCGGTCGCGCCGGGTGGCGTGCAGCTCGCTGGAGAACCGGGTTGGAATGCGCTCAGAGTCGGGTACCGTGCGCTGCTCTCCAGCGTCGCGCTCTTCGACCTGACGAGCGCCGGGCCACAAGAGGTCGCCCGTGACCCTCGACCCGCGTTTGAGGCCGTCGCTGCCGCGCTGTCGAGTCTCGCAGACGCGGCAATAGAGGCAGCCATCGCAGTTGGCCGGGCGACGCTCGGCGCTGACGGCGCCAGCCCTCGAGTTGCGACAGCAAAGCTTTCCGAGCTCAGGTTCTCGGTGATTGCCATGGGCAAGTGCGGCGCGCAAGAGCTCAACGTTGTCTCGGACGTCGACGTCATGTTCATCGCCGAGGGCGACGAGCGCGCGGCGACCGCGCTCGCTCGTGAGGTGATGCGTGCCATTCAGGATCCTGCTCACGAGCTGCCTCTCTGGCAGGTCGACCCGAACCTTCGCCCGGAGGGCAGGCAGGGGCCACTCGTGCGGTCGCTGTCATCGATGCTGAGCTACTACGACAGGTGGGCGAAAGCATGGGAGTTCCAAGCGCTTATTAAGGCCAGGGCGTGTGCAGGCGACCTTGCCCTTGGCGAGCAATTTGTTGCTGCGACACGGCCGCTCGTCTGGGCGTCTGCGAGTCGCGAGGACTTCGTTGGTTCAGTGCAGCGCATGCGTGAACGAGTAACTGAGCACATCGCGCCTGAAGAGCTGCCGCTGCAAATCAAACTCGGTCCCGGAGGGCTGCGCGATATCGAGTTCAGCGTGCAGCTGCTGCAACTCGTGCATGGCCAGCACGACGAGCACCTGCAACTGCGGGGCACACTGCCCGCGCTTCGAGCACTTGTCGACGATGGCTACGTGGCCCGCCGGGACGGTGAACGCCTGAGCGAGCACTATCGAACGCTGCGGGTGCTCGAGCACAGGCTTCAACTTCGCGACCTTCGACGAACCGCACTCATGCCGAGCGACGATGAGGGACGGCGGGTGCTTGCGCGGGCGTCTGGACTTGCACGAGACGCGAAGGAACTGGGCGCGCTCTGGGATCGAGTACGCCGCGAGGTCCGAGAACTGCACCTGAAGATCTTTTATGCGCCGCTGTTGAGCGCTGTCGCAGCTTTGCCTGACGAGGAGTTTGTGCTCGGCACGGCAGAGGCAAAAGCTCGACTGTCGAGCATTGGCTTCCTCGATCCTGATGGCGCCTCACGGCACCTCGCCGCACTTACAAGCGGCCCGTCGCGCAGCGCAAAGATCTTGCGCAACCTCACCCCAGTGCTGCTGCAATGGCTGGCGCTCGGCACCGATCCTGATTTCGGCTTGCTCGCCTTTCGCAAGGTGAGCGAGGCGAACCGGGATGCGTCGTGGTACCTGCGCCTCCTCAGGGACGGCTCGCTCGCGGCCGAGCGGCTCACGCTGCTGCTCGCAAACTCGAAGTACGCTGCGGGCCTGCTCGAGGGGTACCCCGAGGGCGTCGCCTGGCTCGAACGAGATGCGCTGCTCGAACCCCCGGCGCCTGAGGCGCTGCTGGCCGAGATGCGCTCGCTGGTGTCACGTCGGCCCTCCGCTCAGTCCGCTGCGGAGCGTCTACGCCGCGTGCATCGGCGCGAGATCCTCAGACTCGCGATGGGCCGCGTCGTTGGAGTGCTCGACGAGGAGACCGTCGCGAAGGGCCTTGACGGGGCGCACACCGCTCTGCTCGACGCGCTGCTCTCTGCGATTCGGGGGCATCTCGGAAGCGAGAGCGCTGCACCGGAGATTGCACTCGTCGGCATGGGCAGGTTCGGTGGCGGCGAGCTCGGCTTTGCCTCCGACATCGACCTCATCGCGGTGGCGCGTGGTGGTGCGACGGGTAGTGGGCCTGTGTCGCCCGCGGCCAAGGTCGTGAGCGAGCTTCGCACGCTCGTCTCAGACCCACGGTTTCCAGTCGACCTCGACTTCGATCTGCGGCCGGAGGGCAAGAACGGCCCGCTTGTTCGCAGTATCGACTCATACCGGAGTTACTATGAGCGCTGGTCGGCCACGTGGGAGGCCCAGGCGTTGCTACGGGCCCGCCACGCGGCCGGCGACGCGAGCCTGAGCGCCGAGTTCTTTGCGATGGCTGACCCGATCAGGTATCCGAGCGAGTTCAGGGAGGAACAGCTGCGCGATGTTCGGCGCATGAAAGCACGCGTCGAGGGGGAGCGGCTGCCACAGGGGCAGGATCCAGCGATGCACTTGAAGCTCGGCCCGGGCGGCATCAGCGATGTCGAGTGGCTTGTGCAGCTGCTGCAGCTGCAGCACGGTGCAGCACACCCTGAGCTTCGCACGGTGTCGACTCTCGAGGCGCTAGCTGCAGCGGCGAGGCTTGGACTCATTGACAAGGAGGACGCAGCAACGCTTGAGGACGCCTGGCGCCTCGCGAGCACACTCCGCTCGGCGATGCGTCTCTGGAACGGCAGAGCGGCCGACTCACTGCCGCGCGACTGGCGTGATCTCGCCGGCATCGCGGGCGTTCTCGGAGAGCGACGCGACCGCACGAGCGAGCTTGTTGAGCGCTGGCACACGGCGAGCAGGCGCGCCCGCGCCGTGTTTGAGCGCGAGTTCTTCGGCTATCGCGAAGACGAGCTTTTCCCAGAAGTGCAGGCCTAA
- a CDS encoding methionine aminopeptidase, producing the protein MSKKDWGIDDPEETYWFNSKTGEVEEGPQSLAIYRIGPFKTRDEARRAPQLLAERAREWNEEDEEEY; encoded by the coding sequence ATGAGCAAGAAGGACTGGGGGATCGACGACCCCGAGGAAACCTACTGGTTCAACTCGAAGACCGGGGAGGTTGAAGAGGGGCCGCAGTCGCTCGCGATCTACCGCATCGGTCCGTTCAAGACACGTGATGAAGCGCGGCGCGCGCCGCAACTGCTTGCTGAACGTGCTCGGGAATGGAACGAGGAGGACGAGGAAGAATACTAA
- the map gene encoding type I methionyl aminopeptidase, with translation MPFDDHGNLIPGVLPTPLTVPREISRPPYVGLQEPPAYTGDNTYTDAEVAKIRAAGRIASRALDAVGAAVEPGVTTAELDRIGHDAVVAAGAYPSTLGYRGYPASSCTSVNEVVCHGIPDDTVLREGDIVNVDITAYLDGFHGDTNRTFRVGKVAEDVDLLVERTHEAMMRGIRAAKPGREVNVIGRVIETYAKRFGYGVIRDFTGHGVGSSFHTGLIIPHYDSAPRFNDLIVPGMVFTIEPMLTLGTHEWDMWSDNWTVTTKDKSITAQFEHTIVVREDGFELLTVSE, from the coding sequence ATGCCTTTCGACGACCACGGCAATCTGATTCCCGGCGTTTTGCCAACGCCGCTCACAGTTCCTCGCGAGATCTCGCGGCCTCCCTACGTCGGGCTACAAGAGCCTCCGGCATATACGGGCGACAACACCTACACCGATGCCGAGGTCGCGAAGATCCGCGCTGCCGGACGCATCGCCTCACGTGCGCTTGACGCCGTTGGGGCGGCGGTTGAGCCTGGCGTCACAACAGCCGAGCTTGACCGCATCGGGCACGACGCTGTCGTTGCAGCTGGCGCGTATCCGTCGACACTGGGCTACCGCGGCTACCCAGCATCCTCATGTACGTCGGTCAACGAGGTCGTGTGCCATGGGATCCCTGACGACACCGTGCTTCGCGAGGGAGACATCGTCAATGTCGATATCACTGCATACCTCGACGGATTCCACGGCGACACCAACCGCACCTTTCGTGTTGGGAAGGTCGCTGAGGATGTCGATCTCCTCGTCGAACGCACGCACGAGGCAATGATGCGCGGAATTCGGGCCGCAAAGCCCGGCCGAGAGGTGAACGTCATTGGCAGGGTCATCGAGACGTACGCGAAGCGTTTCGGGTATGGCGTGATTCGCGACTTCACTGGCCACGGGGTCGGCTCGTCGTTTCACACGGGACTCATCATCCCGCACTACGACTCGGCGCCTCGCTTTAACGATCTCATCGTCCCTGGGATGGTCTTCACAATCGAACCGATGCTCACCCTCGGTACGCACGAGTGGGACATGTGGTCCGACAACTGGACAGTCACGACGAAGGACAAGTCGATCACGGCACAGTTCGAGCACACAATCGTTGTCCGTGAGGACGGCTTCGAACTACTCACGGTCTCCGAGTAG